In a single window of the Candidatus Dependentiae bacterium genome:
- a CDS encoding ATP-binding protein, with protein sequence MFLKRDIEVTLKRYLNFPVVAILGPRQSGKTTLVKEYFKNHAYFSFEDPAIREFAASDPRGFLAENENEHGIILDEFQYVPEILSYIQLEVDLKTRPSYFIITGSQNFLMNQAITQSLAGRVGILTLLPFSIHELSRNKIIQKRALELIVQGSYPRAYTTALDINDLYASYIHTYVERDVRQLINVGDLLTFQKFLMLCAGRIGQLLNLSEVASQCGITAPTATKWLSVLQASYILFLLPPHFNNFNKRMVKTPKLFFYDTGVACNLLGITSTKTLSLSPFRGPLFENLIVSDLSKQFYNRGMWPSLYFWRDQNDRLEVDCIIDKGTQLIPVEIKSSETISSNFFGPMQKWNELSQTAVENNYVVYAGQMSQKRTNGRILSWDGVGNLIDKLYSGD encoded by the coding sequence ATGTTTTTAAAAAGAGATATAGAGGTAACGCTTAAGCGATATCTTAATTTTCCGGTGGTGGCTATTTTAGGTCCGCGGCAATCAGGGAAAACTACACTGGTTAAAGAATACTTTAAAAACCATGCCTATTTTTCTTTTGAGGATCCGGCAATCCGTGAATTTGCCGCTTCAGATCCTCGAGGTTTTTTGGCAGAGAATGAAAATGAACATGGCATTATTTTGGATGAGTTTCAGTATGTGCCCGAAATTTTATCTTACATTCAGCTTGAAGTAGATCTTAAAACCAGGCCAAGTTATTTTATCATCACCGGTTCGCAGAATTTTCTTATGAACCAAGCCATAACCCAATCACTTGCTGGACGTGTTGGCATTCTTACCTTATTGCCATTTTCAATACACGAGCTTAGTCGTAACAAGATCATACAAAAACGGGCGCTCGAACTTATTGTGCAAGGTTCATATCCTCGTGCTTACACTACCGCTCTTGATATCAATGATTTATATGCTTCCTATATTCACACGTATGTTGAACGAGATGTGCGTCAATTGATTAATGTTGGCGACTTGCTTACGTTTCAAAAATTTTTAATGCTGTGCGCAGGAAGAATTGGACAGCTTCTCAATCTTTCTGAGGTAGCGAGCCAATGCGGTATCACTGCGCCAACAGCAACTAAATGGCTTTCTGTTTTGCAAGCTAGTTATATCTTATTTTTACTGCCGCCACATTTTAATAATTTTAACAAACGTATGGTCAAAACACCAAAGCTATTTTTTTACGATACAGGTGTTGCTTGTAATTTATTGGGTATCACTTCAACCAAGACGTTGTCGTTGTCACCATTTCGTGGACCATTGTTTGAGAATCTCATTGTCAGTGACTTGAGCAAGCAATTTTATAATCGCGGTATGTGGCCATCACTTTATTTTTGGCGTGATCAAAACGATAGATTAGAGGTTGATTGTATTATTGATAAAGGCACGCAACTTATTCCCGTGGAAATTAAGTCATCCGAGACGATTTCGTCTAACTTTTTTGGCCCGATGCAAAAATGGAATGAGTTATCGCAGACTGCTGTTGAAAATAATTATGTTGTCTATGCTGGCCAGATGAGCCAAAAACGAACAAATGGTCGCATACTCAGTTGGGATGGCGTTGGGAATTTAATTGATAAGCTCTATAGCGGTGATTAA
- a CDS encoding glycosyltransferase produces the protein MSKISIIMPAYNEERRIGKTLEEYISFFDALKQQQLLDFEIVVVLNGCVDNTIKVVQSVQEKFGNCVIVDLKNAAGKGLAIRAGFLDALRRPNNFIGFVDADMATSPQAFFDLFRHIEFYDGIIASRYMKGAKIHPPRPKIKRWGSWLIYESLIKLLFGLSYHDYQCGAKLFKRHTIETVTPHMEMTKWAFDVEILYLCKKFGFKIREFPTEWYDKEGSKLRMSSGFRMLASLVKLRLRHSIFRNFFT, from the coding sequence ATGTCCAAAATAAGTATTATTATGCCGGCTTATAATGAAGAGCGTAGGATAGGAAAAACATTAGAAGAATATATAAGTTTTTTTGATGCGCTCAAGCAACAGCAACTTCTTGATTTTGAAATTGTTGTGGTGTTGAATGGATGCGTTGATAATACCATTAAGGTGGTACAATCAGTCCAAGAGAAATTTGGCAACTGTGTGATTGTTGATCTTAAAAATGCAGCAGGTAAAGGTTTGGCGATTCGTGCTGGTTTTCTTGATGCGTTGAGACGCCCCAATAATTTCATAGGGTTTGTTGATGCAGATATGGCAACGTCGCCCCAAGCTTTTTTTGATCTTTTTCGGCATATAGAATTTTACGATGGTATTATCGCTAGTCGTTATATGAAGGGTGCCAAAATTCATCCACCGCGACCTAAGATTAAACGTTGGGGTAGCTGGTTGATTTACGAATCACTCATTAAACTTCTTTTTGGGCTTTCGTATCATGACTATCAATGCGGCGCTAAGTTGTTCAAACGGCACACTATTGAAACAGTAACTCCTCATATGGAGATGACTAAATGGGCCTTTGATGTTGAAATTTTGTATTTATGCAAAAAGTTTGGCTTTAAGATTCGGGAATTTCCTACTGAATGGTATGATAAAGAAGGCAGTAAGCTGCGTATGAGTTCTGGATTTCGTATGCTTGCTTCTCTTGTAAAATTACGATTGCGTCATTCGATATTCAGAAATTTTTTTACCTAA
- a CDS encoding FkbM family methyltransferase, producing MITTFKSHLALTHVKKYLPDNPIVVEAGAFEGKETLHMSTLWPKGTMHAFEPVPEIFEKLAANTVHMPNVIRYPLALSNTTGTATLYISEKPNKPDIASQGNSLLKPKERLKLSPLVFPTTLEVPTITLDDWQKKYNISHVDLLWLDLQGCELNVLKSCPNIMNHVKVVYTEVEFVEAYEGQYLYPDVVAWLGQQGFTMVGRNFPDNPTWFFGNALFVRK from the coding sequence GTGATTACCACTTTCAAATCGCATCTAGCGCTGACACATGTCAAAAAATATTTACCCGATAATCCTATCGTGGTGGAAGCTGGCGCTTTTGAAGGCAAAGAAACCTTACACATGAGCACACTGTGGCCAAAGGGTACAATGCACGCTTTTGAACCGGTGCCAGAAATTTTTGAAAAGCTTGCCGCCAACACGGTGCACATGCCCAACGTTATTCGTTATCCCTTAGCACTAAGTAATACAACCGGCACTGCCACGTTATATATTTCAGAAAAGCCAAATAAACCTGACATAGCATCACAAGGCAATTCGCTTCTTAAACCAAAAGAGCGCTTGAAACTTTCTCCGCTTGTTTTTCCCACCACTCTTGAAGTGCCCACAATCACACTCGATGATTGGCAAAAAAAATACAACATCAGTCACGTTGACCTCTTATGGCTTGATTTGCAAGGATGCGAACTCAATGTTCTCAAAAGTTGTCCGAATATCATGAATCATGTAAAAGTTGTTTACACCGAAGTTGAATTTGTGGAAGCATATGAAGGACAATATCTTTATCCTGATGTTGTCGCTTGGCTTGGCCAGCAAGGCTTTACGATGGTTGGAAGAAATTTTCCCGACAACCCAACGTGGTTCTTTGGCAATGCATTATTTGTGCGCAAATAA
- a CDS encoding ankyrin repeat domain-containing protein has translation MKKYITLIMTLLCMHIGHVSAMGKPDLSDALTYINHFRQMNCDDEEIVIGLVQSKINVNRKLAHGYTPLMYALINDSPRITAILLATKRVNLRAKNEFNQNVLDLARELEPSQATAAFGKFLAACEQESAQEREEKAQGPEEDLVVPRMSLATARRVAQCRSGGWCTIL, from the coding sequence ATGAAAAAATATATCACCTTGATTATGACATTACTCTGTATGCATATTGGCCATGTGTCTGCCATGGGAAAACCGGATCTTTCTGATGCGCTTACGTATATTAATCATTTTCGGCAGATGAATTGCGATGATGAAGAAATAGTGATCGGTTTGGTCCAAAGCAAGATAAATGTTAATCGTAAACTAGCGCATGGTTATACTCCTTTGATGTATGCTCTTATCAACGATAGTCCAAGAATTACCGCAATTTTACTCGCTACAAAACGTGTTAATCTTAGAGCAAAAAACGAGTTCAACCAGAATGTTTTGGATCTTGCAAGAGAATTGGAACCGAGTCAGGCAACGGCTGCTTTTGGAAAGTTTTTGGCTGCTTGTGAGCAAGAGTCTGCCCAAGAGCGAGAAGAAAAAGCCCAAGGCCCAGAAGAAGATCTTGTGGTGCCACGCATGAGTTTGGCTACCGCAAGAAGAGTAGCCCAATGTCGTAGTGGTGGGTGGTGCACGATTCTGTAA
- a CDS encoding nucleoside monophosphate kinase, protein MKKIAVLFLCLVVHQSFGLKHFVLLSAPGSGKGTFSQYMVEKYGYIQICPGDMYRDEIKQQTELGKRIQAIVDRGDYVDEETTCALVGEKLSKALDNNNFFIIDGFPRNEFAFQFLYNFLQQR, encoded by the coding sequence ATGAAAAAAATAGCAGTACTATTTTTGTGTTTAGTGGTTCATCAGTCGTTTGGATTAAAGCATTTCGTTCTTCTATCTGCGCCCGGTAGTGGCAAGGGAACTTTTTCACAGTATATGGTTGAAAAGTATGGATACATTCAAATTTGTCCAGGAGATATGTATCGAGATGAGATCAAGCAACAAACTGAACTTGGCAAAAGAATACAAGCAATTGTTGACAGGGGTGACTATGTTGATGAGGAAACAACCTGCGCTTTAGTAGGCGAAAAACTATCAAAAGCTTTAGACAATAATAATTTTTTCATTATTGATGGATTTCCTCGTAACGAATTCGCATTTCAGTTTTTGTATAATTTTTTACAACAACGTTGA
- a CDS encoding NUDIX domain-containing protein, with product MEIGTGGDPIASMLEKMSATARTTLIASDIDENILKALPVRHPGLKKYIGAQVGPCLKLQQLNAIDMSSFQDASLDGINASSVLHEIISYAGGFEGMEKFFGEVFRTLKPSGILVYRDPECVTDKNMVVSVRLKSKTMSLFAHVFLYKFLDHKRSGLARAGRKMSLYSTDDVRFVFYKKNECEPVRLTYQEYLSVPSYDIDFSRQYSLTLPCGLYRELARHYITYLHDCNPLVFVRSIPVIGSNLYTTSYLAHSTASLFNNFLVKSNGQICDGKINHVVKNALDQEINSNSQVLEFGIPLHFSSRIKESQLRSLLRKYDFDPGHHIIALNNGDCLVDYRVFGMLYDDINQLFDKFNGVVDKKDITHAQWLKREGEEFYFYHSADELIAKVLSLTLAAAQQKNQGGDLYVLCPLSENHNKFVDRLCYTEVLNNSLEVRDALGYSITVKDGKRVVHFCKMLLKDAIAVCEKIIEEGPMEYPRVREWVDGAKKYYAAWESSHADELLDVVDSNDQVIGQQLRSKVYADKTSNFRVVNAFVMNDKGQLWIPRRAANKRLFPLCFDASMGGHVSAGETYEQAFSRELMEELRIDANSSSYECLGSLNPQKHGTSAFMRVYLLRTNKAPQYNTDDFTESFWLKPSEVLERLAAGDKSKDDLPVIIRQLFL from the coding sequence TTGGAAATAGGCACAGGGGGCGATCCTATTGCTTCGATGTTGGAAAAAATGTCTGCTACGGCTCGCACTACCTTGATTGCTTCAGATATAGATGAAAACATATTAAAAGCATTGCCGGTACGTCATCCTGGTTTAAAAAAGTATATTGGTGCCCAAGTTGGTCCATGTCTCAAATTGCAACAGCTTAATGCAATAGATATGAGCAGCTTTCAAGATGCCTCATTAGATGGTATTAATGCGTCTTCAGTGTTGCATGAAATAATTTCTTATGCAGGTGGCTTTGAAGGCATGGAAAAGTTCTTTGGAGAAGTTTTCAGAACGCTTAAACCCAGCGGCATTCTGGTGTATCGAGATCCAGAATGTGTAACAGATAAAAACATGGTTGTTTCGGTTCGCTTAAAGAGTAAGACGATGAGTTTATTCGCTCATGTCTTTTTGTATAAGTTCCTAGATCACAAGCGAAGTGGTTTGGCGCGAGCGGGTAGAAAAATGAGTTTATATTCTACTGATGATGTGCGGTTTGTGTTTTATAAAAAAAATGAATGCGAGCCAGTGCGGTTGACCTATCAGGAATATTTAAGTGTGCCATCATATGATATTGATTTTTCTCGACAGTACAGTCTCACATTGCCTTGTGGTTTGTATCGTGAACTTGCACGCCACTATATAACCTATTTGCATGATTGTAACCCATTAGTTTTTGTAAGGTCTATACCGGTAATAGGTTCTAATTTATATACGACTAGTTACTTGGCGCATAGCACGGCTTCTTTGTTTAATAATTTTTTAGTGAAATCTAATGGGCAGATTTGTGATGGCAAGATTAACCATGTGGTTAAAAATGCTCTTGATCAAGAAATTAATAGCAATAGTCAAGTGCTAGAGTTTGGCATTCCTTTGCATTTCTCATCGAGAATTAAGGAAAGTCAGTTGCGTAGCCTGTTGAGAAAATATGACTTTGATCCAGGACATCATATTATCGCTCTTAATAATGGAGATTGTTTGGTTGATTACCGTGTTTTTGGCATGTTATATGACGATATTAATCAGCTATTCGATAAGTTTAATGGCGTGGTTGATAAAAAGGATATAACTCATGCGCAGTGGCTTAAGCGTGAAGGTGAAGAATTTTATTTTTATCATTCTGCTGACGAGTTGATTGCCAAAGTTCTATCACTTACCTTAGCGGCAGCACAACAAAAAAATCAAGGTGGCGATCTGTACGTGTTGTGTCCATTGAGTGAAAATCATAATAAGTTTGTTGATCGTCTTTGTTATACAGAGGTGCTGAATAATTCTTTAGAAGTACGTGATGCGTTGGGATATTCCATCACCGTTAAAGATGGCAAACGCGTAGTTCACTTTTGTAAAATGTTATTAAAAGACGCTATTGCAGTGTGTGAAAAAATAATAGAAGAAGGTCCCATGGAGTACCCGCGAGTACGTGAATGGGTTGATGGTGCCAAGAAGTATTATGCTGCCTGGGAGAGTTCTCATGCAGATGAGCTTCTCGATGTTGTTGATTCAAATGACCAGGTAATTGGTCAGCAATTGCGTTCGAAAGTTTATGCCGATAAAACATCAAATTTTCGCGTAGTTAATGCATTTGTCATGAATGATAAGGGTCAGTTGTGGATTCCGCGTAGAGCTGCTAATAAGCGTCTTTTCCCTTTGTGTTTTGATGCGAGTATGGGCGGACATGTGTCAGCTGGTGAGACGTATGAACAAGCATTTTCTCGAGAATTAATGGAAGAGCTCCGTATTGACGCGAACTCGAGTTCTTATGAATGTCTTGGGTCACTCAATCCACAAAAGCATGGCACGTCTGCTTTTATGCGAGTATATCTTTTGCGTACCAACAAAGCGCCGCAGTATAATACCGATGATTTTACTGAGTCTTTTTGGTTAAAACCGTCTGAAGTTTTAGAGCGGCTTGCAGCAGGTGATAAGTCTAAAGATGATTTACCCGTTATTATTCGGCAGCTATTTCTTTAA
- a CDS encoding glycosyltransferase: MNVQKDTHNNMVHGQQAPHNAQVAEASVKKTIEQSKPFNYWLKKNKYYHQQVINFYRFVIPQGVSVLHVNCKNGYLLDAVKPSYGVGVDADELSIGTARERYANYAFYQGSLDTVGQHDPFDYVVLSLVTMETDDIQELLQSLRRLCHPGTRIIVDTYSYLWEPVLNITQKLGLRRPTVLKNWVSPHDLQNFLYIAGFEVVTKGRYMLMPTYIPLISTLCNAVLMHVPLVRNLCLNEWIIARPEAVTVKAEKVTVSVIVPCRNEKGNIEAAVLRCPEMGASTEIIFVEGNSKDGTLDEIKRVCALYPHRNVSWYVQDGKGKGDAVRKGFAHATGDILMILDADLTAPPEELPKFVDALVSGKGEFINGSRLIYGMESEAMRFLNLLANFFFGKLFSWLLDQKVKDTLCGTKVLWARDYKNIVANRHFFGDFDPFGDFDLLFGAAKLNLKIIDMPVHYKNRTYGSTQIHRFTHGLILLSMSMLALKKFKIR, from the coding sequence ATGAATGTGCAAAAAGACACACATAATAATATGGTACATGGTCAGCAAGCGCCACACAATGCACAAGTCGCTGAGGCATCAGTTAAAAAAACTATAGAACAATCAAAGCCTTTTAATTATTGGCTTAAAAAAAATAAATACTATCACCAACAAGTAATAAATTTTTATCGTTTTGTGATTCCCCAAGGAGTCTCCGTGTTGCATGTCAATTGCAAAAATGGCTATTTGCTCGATGCGGTTAAGCCATCGTATGGTGTTGGTGTTGATGCTGATGAACTTTCTATTGGCACGGCGCGTGAGCGTTATGCAAACTATGCTTTTTATCAAGGATCACTTGATACAGTAGGGCAGCACGACCCGTTTGATTATGTGGTGCTTTCATTAGTAACGATGGAGACAGACGACATTCAGGAACTGTTACAATCGTTGCGGCGGCTGTGTCATCCGGGTACGCGCATTATTGTGGATACCTACTCCTATTTGTGGGAGCCAGTGTTAAACATTACACAAAAATTAGGATTGCGCCGGCCGACGGTATTAAAAAATTGGGTATCGCCTCATGATCTACAAAACTTTTTATACATTGCGGGTTTTGAGGTCGTGACCAAAGGTCGTTATATGCTTATGCCAACCTATATTCCTTTAATTTCTACCCTATGTAATGCCGTATTAATGCATGTGCCTCTAGTGCGTAATTTGTGCCTTAATGAATGGATTATTGCGCGGCCTGAGGCAGTTACCGTGAAAGCTGAAAAGGTTACTGTATCAGTGATTGTGCCGTGTCGTAATGAAAAGGGGAATATTGAGGCAGCTGTGTTGCGTTGCCCTGAAATGGGCGCATCGACAGAAATTATTTTTGTCGAAGGCAATTCCAAAGATGGCACACTCGACGAAATAAAACGTGTCTGCGCATTGTATCCCCACAGAAATGTGAGCTGGTATGTGCAAGATGGCAAAGGTAAGGGCGATGCCGTGCGTAAAGGTTTTGCACATGCAACGGGAGATATTCTCATGATTCTTGATGCCGATCTTACGGCCCCACCAGAAGAGTTGCCAAAGTTTGTTGATGCTTTAGTGAGTGGCAAGGGTGAATTCATTAATGGGTCGCGATTGATTTATGGCATGGAATCTGAGGCAATGCGATTCTTAAATTTGCTGGCGAACTTCTTTTTTGGAAAATTATTTTCCTGGTTATTGGACCAAAAAGTAAAAGACACCTTGTGTGGGACCAAAGTTTTGTGGGCGCGCGATTACAAAAACATTGTAGCAAACCGCCACTTTTTTGGAGATTTTGATCCCTTTGGTGATTTTGATTTACTGTTTGGTGCAGCAAAATTGAATCTAAAAATTATTGATATGCCGGTGCATTATAAAAACCGTACCTATGGCTCAACGCAAATCCATCGTTTTACCCATGGGTTGATTTTGTTGAGTATGAGCATGCTGGCACTAAAAAAGTTTAAGATTCGATAA
- the mutL gene encoding DNA mismatch repair endonuclease MutL: MPKIHRLAPDQIQKIAAGEVVERPANIVKELLENALDAGATHITVYIEHGGKQLIRVVDNGCGMSLEDAHMCFEHHATSKVSTVYDLDSITTFGFRGEALSSIAGVSKVTLITKEEGATEAIKLELEQGAVIEESLASANVGTDLAIRDIFFNVPARKKFLKTDDTEWRAIAQLFSAFCLDYLDVNFKLFHNNALHMHCPPTETIEQRMTQVWDHAMANVMLPVNATGNQGGITIHGVISNHQYMRYDRSNIFFFVNKRWVKQQKLSSALLKGYLNVIQPGRFPAACIFIELDTAHVDINIHPRKEEVQFLHPRVIEQLLQQAVKSALEQNVSNQLKKTITFAPATEVQHYSPNIQRIAIEPMYTLPAKYMPSSLSLEKNNVTHHVPVQEMVHTQSTIAQSLQAATIDAALQTSPFIGDEQEEFTSVSEQVVSEKNYTFIGQFSKTYLLLEKEEGLYIVDQHAAHERVLYELFSKRFNDVATIPLLFPYAITIKPDDITLLEPYLDIFERNGIGIEIFSSTQLMVKSTPVHLKNQSLDDLIQAVISWITETQHLDEKQFFKTINERMHAQMACKAAVKAGDVLSKEHIEQLLEDLHKTENRFSCPHGRPTGWLLGTYEIEKKFKRKV, translated from the coding sequence ATGCCAAAAATACATCGTCTTGCCCCTGATCAAATCCAGAAAATTGCAGCTGGAGAAGTGGTCGAGCGTCCGGCTAATATCGTTAAAGAACTTTTGGAAAATGCTCTTGATGCTGGTGCGACACACATCACGGTGTACATAGAACATGGCGGTAAACAGCTGATTCGCGTAGTAGATAACGGTTGCGGTATGTCGCTTGAAGATGCGCATATGTGTTTTGAACACCATGCGACCAGCAAAGTGTCCACGGTGTATGACCTAGACTCAATAACCACGTTTGGTTTTCGTGGCGAAGCGCTTTCAAGCATAGCAGGCGTAAGCAAAGTAACGCTTATTACCAAAGAAGAAGGCGCGACAGAAGCGATTAAACTTGAGTTGGAGCAGGGGGCTGTTATTGAAGAATCGTTGGCCTCGGCTAATGTTGGTACCGATTTGGCAATACGGGATATATTTTTTAATGTGCCGGCCCGTAAAAAATTTTTAAAAACCGATGATACTGAGTGGCGTGCAATCGCACAATTGTTTTCTGCATTTTGTTTGGATTATTTAGACGTTAATTTTAAATTGTTTCATAACAATGCATTGCACATGCATTGTCCACCGACAGAAACTATTGAGCAACGTATGACCCAAGTATGGGACCATGCCATGGCTAATGTTATGTTGCCAGTCAATGCCACGGGCAATCAAGGTGGCATTACCATTCATGGCGTTATTTCCAATCATCAGTACATGCGCTACGATCGCAGTAATATATTCTTTTTTGTTAACAAGCGTTGGGTAAAACAACAAAAACTTTCAAGCGCATTGCTCAAAGGATATCTCAATGTTATCCAGCCAGGGCGTTTTCCCGCAGCATGTATTTTTATTGAACTTGATACGGCGCATGTTGATATTAATATTCATCCACGCAAAGAAGAAGTTCAATTTTTACATCCACGTGTCATTGAGCAGCTCCTGCAGCAGGCCGTAAAAAGTGCATTAGAACAGAATGTTTCAAACCAACTGAAAAAAACTATCACCTTTGCGCCAGCAACCGAGGTGCAACATTATTCGCCCAATATACAGAGAATTGCTATTGAGCCGATGTATACGTTGCCAGCAAAATATATGCCGTCATCGCTATCGTTAGAAAAAAACAATGTTACGCATCATGTGCCTGTGCAAGAAATGGTGCATACACAAAGCACGATTGCGCAAAGCTTACAAGCGGCAACAATTGATGCAGCCTTGCAAACAAGTCCTTTTATTGGTGACGAACAAGAAGAATTTACATCTGTTTCTGAACAGGTAGTTTCAGAAAAAAATTACACATTTATTGGACAGTTTAGTAAGACCTATCTTTTACTAGAAAAAGAAGAAGGATTGTATATTGTCGATCAGCACGCAGCTCATGAGCGGGTGCTGTATGAATTATTTTCAAAGCGATTTAATGATGTTGCAACAATTCCGTTGTTATTTCCTTATGCTATTACTATTAAGCCCGATGATATAACTCTTCTGGAGCCGTATTTGGATATTTTTGAACGTAATGGTATTGGTATAGAAATTTTTAGTTCGACACAACTTATGGTTAAATCAACGCCCGTGCATTTGAAAAATCAATCCTTGGATGATCTTATCCAAGCGGTGATAAGTTGGATTACCGAAACACAACATCTTGATGAAAAACAATTTTTCAAAACTATTAATGAACGTATGCATGCGCAAATGGCCTGCAAGGCAGCGGTTAAAGCTGGTGATGTGTTGAGCAAGGAGCATATTGAACAACTTCTGGAAGATCTGCACAAAACAGAAAACCGGTTCAGCTGCCCTCATGGACGCCCAACCGGTTGGCTTTTAGGCACGTATGAAATTGAAAAAAAGTTCAAACGTAAGGTGTAA